The Phycisphaerae bacterium genome includes a window with the following:
- the addA gene encoding helicase-exonuclease AddAB subunit AddA translates to MVEKKIKWTQQQKRAISARGRDVLVSASAGTGKTAVLSGRCVDIVSDESICPDVRNILVLTFTEMAAEQMRSRIGEQLKDAFLESGDRHLRLQLMLLQSADISTIHSFCKRLITEFFYKLGLDPTFGIIDGDEARLLKAETLEKTVEWAWRQNNLVQGLEQLFRRRDLRTNDGFLSKIISLSNFLEGVVSREDWFERAIQLGGVVSPFTSGLGGEQKQIVAEKLKSIAEQFRQAKKLYENEHTGGDWAEKLKVSHIKPVVQCMEFLNEGDWDKCAAGIRNFVKPTTHKPKDVPETLAELIRKNVKRALDVFAGLSALAILNPDYLDRVGGAVSLQTRVLVELVKKFGEFYSHAKRAVNCLDFADLERYALKLLVDENSGDEKLSPSATALSLRQRYKYIFVDEYQDINAVQQAILDMLSSGGNIFVVGDIKQSIYAWRGAEPEIFLQRLKPAASAGLRVDLNANFRSAKGILDFVNKVFGRIMTASFARIDYDESAELKPASKSEDEKGVVEFCLLDEEGEDEELQNKETADSTKESGDTYTCRQRQAAMIARRIKQMVGAETGRPEFEIYDKHKHQKRGVEYRDIVVLMRSLAKRANDYVEIFRLAGVPVNCQGTAGYFEATEISDVLCLLKVLDNPQRDIELAAVLRSPFFKVSDTELAKIKVYSKTNERYKNFYERVLEYSTSGTDAKLAEKLKKAFEQIEQWRGIARNGSLADLIWQIYRQTGFLSYICALPSGEARRANLLKLHERAIQFEGFVSSAGRPSLGRFVEFVEELQEIGQDWVPAEPDSSAENAVRIISVHKSKGLEFPVVFLAELDSQFNKRDIQEDFLADVNDTLGLQIIDRKSNTKLSSLAHQVIAEKKLAAGLAEEMRILYVAMTRARERLILSASEKKKHCRDIISDGFFSGDEPISDWQLRRCRSPLEWVLYGLSDQKNLHEAFETELEAGSDDDLFSVKLYGRKELEGLGGYISKLKDKKRCLPETIVKSQSKSKLLSQVKKSLAWRYSFGDTHLLPAKQSVTQLTHREDEYLKPLPVSSRSLLESPKLTSRDIGTASHLIISQLDLSRPVTGEIIEKTKEKLLADGAITEPVAEHINTDSIIKFFEGELGRAALDSKNIVYKEWPFTFALSASELNNTSDEIIVVQGIIDLLIKTPEGLLVIDFKTDDVTAKNAPQRAELYRRQLELYGRAAETILKTKTIAKWLYFLRPGCEVEV, encoded by the coding sequence ATGGTTGAGAAAAAAATAAAATGGACGCAGCAGCAGAAGCGCGCGATTTCAGCTCGCGGCAGAGACGTTCTGGTGAGCGCATCGGCCGGCACTGGGAAAACGGCGGTGCTGTCGGGGCGGTGTGTCGATATAGTATCCGACGAGAGTATATGTCCCGATGTGCGGAACATATTAGTGCTGACTTTTACCGAGATGGCGGCTGAGCAGATGCGGTCGCGAATCGGCGAGCAGTTAAAAGACGCATTTCTGGAAAGCGGCGACCGTCACCTTCGGCTCCAGCTTATGCTGCTGCAGAGCGCCGATATCAGCACGATACATTCGTTTTGCAAAAGGCTTATCACCGAATTCTTTTACAAGCTCGGCCTTGACCCGACTTTCGGGATAATCGATGGAGACGAGGCGAGGTTGCTGAAGGCGGAGACACTCGAAAAGACGGTTGAGTGGGCGTGGCGGCAGAATAATTTGGTGCAGGGGCTGGAACAGCTTTTCCGGCGGCGGGACCTTCGGACAAATGACGGTTTTCTTTCGAAGATAATAAGTTTGAGCAATTTTTTGGAGGGCGTAGTCTCGCGGGAGGATTGGTTCGAGCGGGCGATACAGCTTGGCGGGGTTGTCAGCCCGTTTACATCGGGACTGGGTGGGGAACAGAAACAAATTGTTGCGGAGAAATTGAAGAGCATTGCCGAACAGTTTCGACAGGCCAAAAAGCTTTACGAGAACGAGCACACAGGCGGGGACTGGGCGGAGAAGCTGAAAGTAAGTCATATTAAACCAGTTGTGCAATGCATGGAATTTTTAAATGAGGGCGACTGGGATAAATGTGCTGCGGGGATAAGAAATTTTGTCAAACCCACGACGCACAAGCCGAAAGATGTGCCGGAGACGCTTGCAGAGCTTATACGGAAAAATGTCAAAAGGGCTTTGGATGTCTTTGCGGGACTTTCGGCACTTGCCATATTGAATCCCGATTACCTCGACAGGGTCGGCGGAGCTGTGAGCCTGCAGACGAGAGTGCTTGTTGAGCTTGTTAAGAAATTCGGAGAGTTTTACAGCCACGCGAAGAGGGCGGTTAACTGCCTGGATTTCGCAGACCTCGAACGTTACGCGCTGAAGCTTTTAGTTGATGAAAATTCAGGGGACGAGAAATTATCGCCGTCGGCTACGGCATTGTCGCTGCGGCAAAGGTATAAGTATATATTTGTTGACGAATATCAGGACATAAACGCTGTTCAGCAGGCGATACTCGATATGCTCAGCAGCGGAGGAAATATCTTTGTTGTCGGGGACATTAAGCAAAGTATCTATGCATGGCGGGGAGCTGAGCCGGAGATTTTTCTCCAGCGGCTCAAGCCTGCAGCATCAGCCGGGTTGCGGGTTGACCTGAACGCCAATTTCCGTTCGGCCAAAGGCATTCTCGATTTTGTCAACAAGGTGTTCGGACGGATAATGACGGCCTCTTTCGCGAGAATCGATTACGATGAATCGGCTGAGCTGAAGCCGGCGTCTAAAAGCGAAGACGAAAAAGGCGTTGTAGAGTTTTGTTTGCTTGATGAGGAAGGCGAAGATGAGGAATTGCAGAATAAGGAGACTGCGGATAGCACAAAAGAAAGCGGGGACACCTATACTTGCCGTCAGCGTCAGGCGGCCATGATTGCCCGGCGTATAAAGCAAATGGTTGGGGCGGAAACTGGGCGGCCGGAATTCGAGATTTACGATAAGCATAAACACCAAAAAAGAGGGGTCGAATATCGTGACATCGTGGTACTGATGCGTTCACTGGCGAAAAGAGCGAACGATTATGTTGAAATTTTCAGATTGGCCGGCGTGCCTGTGAACTGTCAGGGGACAGCGGGCTATTTCGAGGCGACTGAAATCAGCGATGTTTTGTGCCTGCTGAAAGTTTTGGACAATCCGCAGCGCGATATTGAATTGGCTGCGGTATTGCGGAGCCCGTTTTTCAAGGTCAGTGACACGGAACTTGCAAAAATAAAAGTCTATAGTAAAACAAATGAGCGATATAAAAATTTCTACGAGCGCGTGCTTGAATATTCTACCTCGGGGACGGATGCGAAACTCGCTGAAAAACTTAAAAAAGCTTTTGAACAGATTGAGCAGTGGCGCGGCATTGCGCGTAACGGCAGCTTGGCGGATTTGATTTGGCAGATCTATCGGCAGACAGGCTTTTTGTCGTATATCTGCGCTTTGCCGAGCGGGGAGGCGCGCAGGGCCAACCTGCTTAAACTGCACGAGCGGGCGATTCAGTTCGAGGGCTTCGTCAGCAGCGCCGGCAGGCCGTCGTTGGGGCGTTTCGTTGAATTTGTCGAGGAGCTTCAGGAGATAGGGCAGGACTGGGTGCCTGCTGAGCCGGACAGCTCCGCTGAAAATGCGGTGCGGATTATAAGCGTTCATAAGAGCAAGGGACTGGAGTTTCCGGTTGTTTTTCTGGCTGAACTGGATAGTCAATTCAATAAGAGGGACATTCAGGAAGATTTTCTGGCGGATGTTAATGATACGCTGGGGCTGCAGATTATCGACCGCAAGTCGAACACAAAATTAAGCTCACTTGCGCATCAGGTTATCGCCGAGAAAAAATTGGCTGCCGGCCTGGCAGAGGAGATGCGCATTCTTTATGTCGCGATGACGCGTGCGAGAGAAAGGCTTATTTTAAGCGCGTCGGAAAAGAAAAAACACTGCCGGGACATTATCAGCGACGGTTTCTTTTCGGGCGATGAACCGATTAGCGATTGGCAGCTTCGACGCTGCCGCAGTCCGCTGGAGTGGGTTCTCTACGGGCTTTCAGACCAGAAGAATTTGCACGAGGCATTTGAAACGGAATTAGAGGCCGGCAGCGATGATGATTTGTTCAGCGTAAAACTTTATGGCCGGAAAGAGCTCGAAGGGCTTGGCGGGTATATTAGCAAATTAAAAGACAAGAAGAGATGCCTGCCTGAAACAATCGTAAAATCGCAGTCAAAATCTAAGCTGCTGTCGCAGGTGAAGAAATCTTTGGCGTGGCGATACAGCTTCGGCGATACTCATCTGCTGCCCGCCAAACAATCGGTGACGCAACTGACACATCGGGAAGACGAATACTTGAAACCGCTGCCTGTTTCCAGCCGCTCGCTGCTCGAATCACCTAAACTTACCAGTCGCGATATTGGTACTGCTTCGCATCTTATAATTTCACAGCTTGATTTGAGCAGACCCGTAACGGGAGAAATAATCGAGAAGACAAAGGAGAAACTTTTAGCTGATGGGGCGATAACGGAGCCGGTTGCGGAGCATATTAACACGGATTCGATAATCAAATTTTTTGAGGGTGAGTTAGGCAGGGCTGCCCTTGATTCTAAGAATATTGTTTATAAAGAATGGCCGTTTACTTTTGCTTTATCCGCTTCCGAATTGAATAATACGAGCGATGAAATCATCGTCGTTCAGGGAATTATAGATTTACTCATCAAAACGCCGGAAGGTTTGCTGGTGATAGATTTCAAGACCGACGATGTAACCGCCAAAAATGCGCCGCAACGGGCGGAACTTTATCGGCGGCAACTGGAGCTTTACGGCAGGGCGGCGGAGACAATTTTGAAAACCAAAACAATCGCAAAATGGCTGTATTTCCTAAGGCCGGGGTGTGAGGTTGAGGTTTAG
- the pnuC gene encoding nicotinamide riboside transporter PnuC, with protein sequence MSVFNVHNVFFTFLGYPMSYIELSATLLIAVYVLLITRRIIWAWPLGLVVFSLFAVLFYQIRLYSDFFEQFYYIGNCFYGWYSWKKARAEKKELTVTYATGKARLTAILIIAAGGTILGFVVSRIHIYLPAFFPQPAFYPYIDATATVMGFVAAALSAQRKIESWLLWICVNTICIGLYYARDVKFVMLLYVFFLALAVNGLITWGRELRRVKGR encoded by the coding sequence TTGAGCGTTTTTAACGTCCATAATGTGTTTTTTACCTTTCTCGGTTATCCGATGAGCTACATCGAGCTCTCGGCCACTCTTTTGATTGCTGTTTATGTTCTGCTTATTACCCGGCGAATCATCTGGGCGTGGCCTTTGGGGCTGGTCGTCTTCTCGCTCTTTGCGGTGCTTTTCTATCAAATCCGTCTCTACTCCGATTTTTTCGAGCAGTTCTATTACATAGGCAACTGTTTCTACGGCTGGTATAGCTGGAAAAAAGCCAGGGCCGAAAAGAAAGAATTGACGGTAACTTACGCCACAGGCAAGGCCCGGCTGACAGCCATCCTGATAATAGCGGCAGGGGGGACGATTTTGGGATTTGTTGTGAGCAGGATTCATATATATCTGCCGGCGTTTTTTCCGCAGCCCGCCTTTTACCCGTATATCGACGCGACTGCCACGGTGATGGGGTTTGTCGCGGCGGCACTTTCGGCCCAGCGGAAAATCGAAAGCTGGCTGCTGTGGATTTGCGTCAATACTATTTGCATCGGCTTGTATTACGCGAGGGACGTAAAATTCGTTATGCTCCTTTATGTATTCTTCCTGGCACTGGCAGTCAACGGTTTGATTACGTGGGGAAGGGAACTGAGACGGGTAAAAGGCAGATAG
- a CDS encoding 6-phosphofructokinase: MAKAAKANAVVGQSGGPTGVINASLVGVIEEARKHPEIKNLYGAIHAVEGMVKDEFINLKKLSPAMLKDVVASPSSALGSSRNKPDEEYCAKILEVFEKRDVRYFFYIGGNDSANTAHIINTMAAKSGYELRAFHIPKTIDNDLLVTDHCPGFGTAAKFEACALVGDDMDNRSLPAIKIDVIMGRNAGFLTAATVLGKQRDDDGPHLLYFPERVVSMDKFLNDIEGVYKKLGRCVVAVSEGVCDADGVLWAEKLAKEKETDSHGNLQLSGSGALADFLAGKVKGRIGIKRVRADTFGYLQRSFAGLQSSVDVKEARQCGRMAVKFAMKEDSGSVAMERVGSGKKYAVEYFRTELENVAEKTKKMPDEFINAEGNGVTKAFVEYAMPLTGGVPKSIYLGGNPRV; the protein is encoded by the coding sequence ATGGCAAAGGCAGCAAAGGCAAATGCAGTAGTGGGCCAGTCGGGCGGGCCGACGGGGGTAATCAACGCATCTTTGGTCGGCGTAATTGAAGAGGCAAGGAAACACCCTGAAATCAAGAACCTCTACGGTGCAATCCACGCGGTAGAGGGGATGGTTAAAGATGAATTTATAAATCTGAAGAAACTGTCGCCGGCTATGCTCAAAGACGTCGTCGCTTCGCCGTCGTCTGCGCTTGGCTCCAGCAGAAATAAGCCCGATGAAGAATACTGCGCTAAAATACTCGAGGTTTTCGAGAAGCGCGATGTCAGATACTTTTTCTACATCGGCGGCAACGACTCGGCGAATACCGCGCACATTATCAATACGATGGCGGCCAAAAGCGGCTACGAGCTGCGGGCGTTCCACATACCCAAAACCATAGATAACGATTTGCTGGTGACCGACCACTGTCCGGGTTTCGGAACGGCGGCGAAATTCGAAGCGTGCGCCCTGGTAGGAGACGATATGGATAATCGCTCGCTGCCGGCGATAAAGATAGATGTGATTATGGGAAGAAACGCCGGCTTTTTGACCGCGGCTACTGTTTTGGGCAAGCAAAGAGACGATGACGGGCCGCACCTGCTTTATTTCCCCGAAAGAGTTGTTTCAATGGACAAATTCCTCAATGATATCGAAGGCGTGTATAAAAAACTCGGCCGATGCGTCGTCGCGGTAAGCGAAGGCGTTTGTGATGCCGACGGCGTGCTGTGGGCGGAGAAATTGGCCAAGGAGAAAGAAACCGATTCGCACGGAAACCTGCAGCTCTCCGGCTCGGGCGCTCTGGCGGACTTTTTGGCGGGCAAAGTGAAAGGCAGAATAGGGATAAAACGCGTGCGGGCGGATACGTTCGGCTATCTGCAGAGAAGCTTCGCGGGGCTGCAGTCGTCGGTAGATGTCAAAGAGGCAAGGCAGTGCGGCAGAATGGCAGTGAAATTTGCGATGAAAGAAGACAGCGGCTCGGTCGCAATGGAAAGGGTTGGCAGCGGGAAGAAATACGCGGTCGAGTATTTCCGCACGGAGCTGGAAAACGTCGCGGAAAAGACAAAGAAGATGCCGGACGAGTTTATCAACGCCGAAGGCAACGGCGTAACGAAGGCTTTTGTCGAATATGCGATGCCGCTGACAGGCGGGGTGCCGAAAAGCATATATCTTGGCGGCAATCCGAGAGTTTGA